The following are from one region of the Ruficoccus sp. ZRK36 genome:
- a CDS encoding SAM-dependent methyltransferase encodes MSASFQDVLREAASPDGLLSYADFTRLALYHPEYGYYLRSRERVGRSQDTDFYTAASLGGVFARLLREAIAQLLPGQSSDYALVELGVEPGKGTLAAQAGDFAAYHEIGAGQDMQMPERAVVFANELLDAQPFHRFIYQHDTWQERGVKVDAETLSDTLLPSPSPEAQPFLSELPPSSEGYRLDISLEAETLLAQIGKQVREGLLIFFDYGKSWPLLLEASPAGSARAYYRHELSDDLLARPGEQDLTCHVCWDRLATALESAGWARPRLESQEGFFVHNATAEIERIITAQGSAFDPDRQTLKELIYPGHMGRKFQVLFAQSTSH; translated from the coding sequence ATGAGCGCCTCCTTTCAAGACGTCCTCCGCGAAGCCGCCAGCCCAGACGGCCTGCTCTCGTACGCCGACTTTACCCGGCTGGCACTCTACCACCCCGAATACGGCTACTACCTGCGCAGCCGGGAGCGCGTCGGGCGTAGCCAGGACACGGACTTTTACACAGCAGCCAGCCTCGGGGGCGTCTTCGCCCGACTCCTGCGCGAGGCCATTGCGCAACTCCTCCCCGGCCAGAGCTCCGACTACGCGCTGGTGGAGCTCGGAGTAGAGCCGGGAAAAGGCACCCTCGCGGCACAGGCGGGAGATTTCGCTGCCTACCACGAGATCGGGGCCGGGCAGGACATGCAGATGCCAGAGCGTGCTGTGGTCTTCGCCAACGAGCTGCTCGACGCCCAGCCTTTTCATCGGTTTATCTATCAGCACGATACCTGGCAGGAGCGCGGGGTGAAGGTCGATGCCGAAACACTCAGCGATACCCTCCTGCCCTCTCCCAGTCCCGAGGCACAGCCGTTCCTGAGCGAACTTCCTCCCTCGTCCGAAGGATACCGGCTAGATATCTCACTGGAGGCCGAGACGCTCCTTGCGCAGATCGGGAAACAGGTCCGCGAGGGGCTGCTTATCTTCTTCGACTATGGTAAAAGCTGGCCTCTGCTGCTGGAGGCCTCACCGGCGGGTAGTGCCCGGGCCTACTACCGGCATGAGTTGAGCGATGACCTGCTGGCCCGGCCCGGCGAGCAGGATCTCACCTGCCACGTCTGCTGGGACCGCCTGGCTACTGCCCTCGAAAGCGCTGGCTGGGCCAGGCCCCGACTGGAGAGCCAGGAAGGCTTTTTCGTGCACAACGCCACTGCCGAAATCGAGCGCATTATCACCGCGCAGGGCAGCGCGTTCGACCCGGATCGCCAAACGCTCAAGGAGCTGATTTACCCCGGCCATATGGGGCGAAAGTTTCAGGTTCTCTTCGCGCAAAGTACGAGCCACTGA
- a CDS encoding prepilin-type N-terminal cleavage/methylation domain-containing protein: MKLSHRYDTPRAASGFTLVEMMYSMAIIGLLVAGWLAFYRDSTIVMYESEKKSMINNDMRAITNEMTLEARNASHFVMYESFSQDFRNVPNNVLQGEDNYYDNSEWTSSYLTSGEDDSVPSSNQGSDFDPASYYRKRDGESGDFLMLITYGDDLAPYDTSEGTKYPDDVDYSKPIIKLVGYYRVVENETEQTGPVRKFVIYPTGSDRYKSPETLIPPSTSAGDYPVVIQLSKGLANQRLFYNYRDSSIMVNGQIMHGTSAKRVTDTYNFTISPRG, encoded by the coding sequence ATGAAACTTTCCCACCGATACGACACCCCCCGTGCGGCCAGCGGTTTCACCCTGGTCGAGATGATGTATTCGATGGCGATCATCGGTCTGCTCGTCGCCGGTTGGCTCGCCTTCTACCGCGACTCGACCATCGTGATGTACGAGAGCGAAAAGAAGTCCATGATCAATAACGACATGAGGGCCATCACCAATGAGATGACCCTGGAGGCTCGCAATGCGAGCCACTTCGTCATGTACGAGTCGTTCTCACAGGACTTCCGCAACGTCCCCAACAATGTCCTCCAGGGTGAAGATAATTACTACGATAACAGCGAGTGGACATCCAGCTACCTGACCTCCGGCGAAGACGACTCGGTGCCCAGCAGCAACCAGGGCTCGGACTTTGACCCCGCCAGCTACTATCGTAAGCGCGACGGCGAATCAGGCGACTTTCTGATGCTCATCACCTACGGGGACGACCTCGCCCCATACGACACCTCGGAGGGCACCAAGTACCCCGATGATGTCGACTACAGCAAGCCCATCATCAAACTCGTGGGCTACTACCGTGTGGTCGAAAATGAAACAGAGCAAACCGGCCCGGTACGTAAGTTTGTCATCTATCCGACCGGCAGTGATCGCTACAAATCCCCCGAGACATTGATCCCGCCGTCCACCAGCGCGGGCGACTACCCCGTCGTGATCCAGCTCTCCAAGGGCTTGGCCAACCAGAGACTTTTCTACAACTACCGTGACTCAAGCATCATGGTAAATGGACAAATCATGCATGGGACCAGCGCCAAGCGCGTCACCGACACCTATAACTTCACCATATCACCCAGGGGTTAA
- the tsaD gene encoding tRNA (adenosine(37)-N6)-threonylcarbamoyltransferase complex transferase subunit TsaD encodes MAGLTGEWVHSQVALHRRYGGVVPDLASREHLGNFGWLLEEASGHGDFASVEQIAVTCGPGLAGCLAIGISLAKSLALALDVPLVGVNHLRGHAFSPFIPLHAEDPAAFRERLAACLPHLGLLASGGNSLLFRIGSDLKIEILAQTVDDAAGEALDKGAKLLGMDYPGGPLLEKAAAAGDARRFEFPAGIPEASDWRFSFSGLKTSLRYRLEKMDDAELERDFADLCASYQRAVVLQLVRKTRHVLRAGDYASLGLSGGVANNGPLREAMAELADKERLPLLPALKKHTGDNAAMIAFAAWVDPEGCLPAERLSFHPALTLTGEE; translated from the coding sequence GTGGCGGGTTTGACGGGCGAGTGGGTCCACAGTCAGGTCGCTCTGCACCGTCGCTATGGCGGGGTGGTGCCGGATCTGGCCAGCCGCGAACACTTGGGTAACTTCGGCTGGTTGCTGGAGGAGGCTTCGGGGCACGGGGATTTTGCGTCTGTGGAGCAAATCGCGGTTACGTGTGGGCCCGGCCTGGCTGGTTGTCTGGCGATCGGTATCTCATTGGCCAAGTCTCTCGCTCTCGCGCTTGATGTGCCACTGGTCGGGGTGAACCACCTGCGCGGGCACGCGTTTTCACCCTTTATCCCGCTGCATGCGGAGGACCCGGCGGCTTTCCGTGAACGGCTTGCGGCCTGTCTCCCGCACCTCGGGTTGCTGGCCTCTGGGGGGAACTCCCTCCTCTTCCGTATCGGCTCCGATCTGAAGATCGAGATCCTCGCGCAGACGGTGGATGATGCTGCCGGTGAGGCATTGGACAAGGGGGCCAAGCTGCTCGGGATGGACTATCCCGGCGGGCCCCTTTTGGAAAAGGCTGCCGCCGCGGGCGATGCCAGGCGCTTTGAGTTCCCGGCCGGTATCCCGGAGGCGAGTGACTGGCGTTTCAGCTTTTCGGGCCTGAAGACCTCGCTGCGCTACCGGCTGGAAAAGATGGACGACGCCGAATTGGAGCGCGACTTTGCCGACTTATGCGCGTCCTACCAGCGTGCAGTGGTGCTCCAACTGGTCCGCAAGACCCGCCATGTGCTGCGGGCGGGGGACTACGCCAGCCTTGGGCTGTCCGGTGGGGTAGCCAACAACGGCCCCCTGCGTGAAGCGATGGCTGAGCTGGCCGACAAGGAGCGCCTCCCGCTATTACCTGCGCTGAAAAAGCACACGGGCGACAATGCGGCCATGATCGCCTTTGCGGCTTGGGTTGATCCTGAGGGCTGCCTGCCCGCCGAGCGGCTGAGCTTTCATCCCGCGCTGACGCTCACCGGCGAGGAGTGA